The following coding sequences are from one Humulus lupulus chromosome X, drHumLupu1.1, whole genome shotgun sequence window:
- the LOC133805601 gene encoding polyadenylate-binding protein RBP47C-like — protein MQSNSSDSSQPQQQEQQNQRPQQQQPHPQQQWMAMQYPAAAMVMQHQMMPPQHYAPSPQHYMAYHQYQQQQQQHHHHHPQLPGSGGGENKTIWVGDLHHWMDENYLHNCFASTGQISSIKIIRNKQTGLSEGYGFVEFFSHATAEKVLQNYAGILMPNTDLPFRLNWATFSTGEKRSDNNASDLSIFVGDLAADVTDRLLHETFASKYPSVKAAKVVFDANTGRSKGYGFVRFGDDSERTQAMTEMNGVYCSSRPMRIGAATPRKSSGYSQHGGYAPNGASTQGFQPEGDSSNTTIFVGGLDPNVTDEDLRQPFSQYGEIVSVKIPAGKGCGFVQFANRNNAEEALQKLNGTVIGKQTVRLSWGRNPVNKQFRGDFGNQWSGAYYGGHVYDSYGYAVPPHDPTMYPAAYGTYPMYGSHQQQVN, from the exons ATGCAATCCAACAGTTCTGATTCGTCGCAGCCACAGCAACAAGAGCAGCAGAATCAACGACCGCAACAACAACAGCCACATCCGCAGCAGCAATGGATGGCGATGCAGTACCCGGCGGCGGCTATGGTAATGCAGCACCAGATGATGCCACCACAGCATTACGCGCCGTCGCCTCAGCACTACATGGCGTACCACCAGtatcagcagcagcagcagcagcaccaccaccaccacccccagCTACCGGGATCTGGTGGCGGTGAGAATAAGACTATTTGGGTCGGAGATTTGCACCATTGGATGGATGAAAATTACCTCCATAACTGCTTTGCTTCCACTGGGCAG ATTTCTTCCATTAAAATTATACGCAATAAGCAGACTGGTTTGTCTGAGGGCTATGGCTTTGTGGAGTTTTTTTCACATGCAACAGCTGAGAAAGTTCTACAGAACTATGCTGGCATTTTGATGCCTAATACAGATCTACCCTTCCGCCTCAACTGGGCAACATTTAGCACCGGCGAAAAGCGCTCAGATAATAATGCTTCTGATCTTTCAATTTTTGTAGGAGATTTAGCTGCAGATGTTACAGATAGATTATTGCATGAAACTTTTGCCAGTAAATACCCGTCTGTTAAAGCTGCAAAAGTTGTCTTTGATGCCAATACCGGCCGATCAAAGGGTTATGGTTTTGTAAGGTTTGGAGATGATAGtgaaaggactcaggcaatgacaGAAATGAATGGTGTTTATTGTTCCAGCAGGCCTATGAGAATTGGTGCTGCAACTCCTAGGAAGTCCTCGGGATATAGTCAACATG GAGGGTATGCACCTAATGGTGCATCAACCCAAGGCTTCCAACCTGAAGGAGACTCTTCAAACACAACA ATATTTGTTGGAGGGCTTGACCCTAATGTTACTGATGAAGATCTCAGGCAACCTTTCTCTCAGTATGGTGAAATAGTCTCAGTTAAAATTCCAGCTGGAAAAGGATGTGGATTTGTGCAATTTGCCAACAG AAATAATGCAGAGGAAGCACTGCAGAAGTTGAATGGAACAGTAATTGGGAAGCAAACGGTTCGCCTCTCATGGGGTCGCAATCCAGTCAATAAGCAG TTCAGAGGGGATTTTGGCAACCAATGGAGTGGGGCATACTATGGAGGACACGTTTATGATAGCTATGGATATGCGGTACCACCTCATGATCCAACCATGTACCCTGCAGCATATGGTACTTATCCTATGTATGGAAGCCACCAGCAACAAGTAAACTGA